A DNA window from Amycolatopsis sp. DSM 110486 contains the following coding sequences:
- a CDS encoding ABC transporter ATP-binding protein produces the protein MGREAVVEVDGLRVEYGSFVAVHGLSFTVRAGEVFGLLGTNGAGKTSTMDVLEGYRRPSAGSVRVFGVDPASEREKVAPRVGIMLQEAGFFDDLTVVESIRAWRRFTADAMTVDEAVELVDLGKVAGTRVGKLSGGERRRLDLALAVLGRPELLFLDEPTTGLDPQARRRTWHVLENMVAGGMAILLTTHYMEEAQYLANRVAIMDRGRIMRHGSVDEVIGADHGSTVTFVSEVAVPVELAGVSEDGRHYELSSTDPQADLHRLLDWAGRAGARISDLEVRRNSLEDVFLKVADEAALATTAKER, from the coding sequence GTCGAGTACGGGTCCTTTGTCGCGGTTCACGGGTTGAGTTTCACGGTGCGGGCCGGTGAGGTCTTCGGGTTGCTGGGGACGAACGGTGCGGGCAAGACGTCGACGATGGATGTGTTGGAGGGGTACCGGAGGCCGAGCGCCGGGAGCGTGCGGGTGTTCGGGGTGGATCCGGCCAGTGAGCGCGAGAAGGTGGCGCCGCGGGTGGGGATCATGTTGCAGGAGGCGGGGTTCTTCGACGATCTGACGGTGGTCGAGTCCATTCGGGCGTGGCGGAGGTTCACGGCGGATGCGATGACGGTGGACGAGGCTGTCGAACTGGTGGATCTGGGGAAGGTCGCGGGTACGCGGGTCGGGAAGTTGTCGGGTGGGGAGCGGCGGCGGCTGGATCTGGCGTTGGCGGTGTTGGGGCGGCCGGAGTTGTTGTTCCTGGATGAGCCCACGACGGGGTTGGATCCGCAGGCGCGGCGGCGGACGTGGCACGTGCTGGAGAACATGGTCGCGGGCGGCATGGCGATCCTGCTGACCACGCACTACATGGAAGAGGCGCAGTACCTCGCGAACCGCGTGGCGATCATGGACCGCGGGCGGATCATGCGGCACGGGTCCGTGGACGAGGTGATCGGCGCGGACCACGGGTCGACGGTCACGTTCGTCAGTGAGGTGGCGGTGCCGGTCGAGCTGGCCGGGGTGTCGGAGGACGGCCGCCACTACGAGCTGAGCAGCACAGATCCACAGGCGGACCTGCACCGGCTGCTCGACTGGGCCGGCCGCGCCGGAGCGCGGATCTCGGACCTCGAGGTCCGGCGCAACTCGCTCGAAGACGTTTTCCTCAAGGTGGCCGACGAGGCCGCCCTCGCCACCACCGCGAAGGAGCGCTGA
- a CDS encoding ABC transporter permease: MTAIAPAYAGPRRSLGFWRYTWSQFLLSQKVHWRDLGFALTGVLIPLGLGIGLPASQHGKGAIAGVDGGVYLLPGMMGFVLVWIVYNVVNSATSRRGKLIYKRLRGTPLPDTAIMTGEAMSGSVTSIAQVVVLLVFGLTYLGAPAPANPLLLLVGVVLGAFTFALLAIGVSGLLPTSEVSTWIVTPFLFLMMFASGIVFPLSEMPHFLQVPVQYLPSSSVVEILRTAYLGRDFASNPATAQLPHQVGFLESFRACVMPLGLLCAWIGVSLGLGKRFFKWDPKRSG; the protein is encoded by the coding sequence ATGACCGCCATCGCCCCCGCGTACGCCGGACCTCGTCGTTCACTCGGCTTCTGGCGCTACACCTGGTCGCAATTCCTGTTGTCGCAGAAGGTGCACTGGCGCGATCTCGGATTCGCGCTCACCGGTGTGCTCATTCCGCTCGGGCTCGGCATCGGATTGCCGGCGAGCCAGCACGGCAAGGGCGCCATCGCCGGCGTCGACGGCGGGGTCTACCTGCTGCCCGGGATGATGGGATTCGTTCTCGTCTGGATCGTCTACAACGTGGTGAACTCGGCGACCAGCCGACGCGGAAAACTGATTTACAAACGCCTTCGCGGCACGCCATTGCCGGACACCGCCATCATGACCGGCGAAGCGATGAGCGGATCGGTCACGAGCATCGCGCAGGTGGTCGTCCTGCTCGTTTTCGGGCTGACGTACCTGGGTGCGCCGGCTCCGGCAAACCCGCTGTTGCTGCTGGTCGGCGTGGTGCTGGGGGCGTTCACGTTCGCGTTGCTGGCGATCGGGGTGTCGGGTCTGCTGCCGACCAGCGAGGTGTCCACGTGGATCGTGACGCCATTCCTGTTCCTCATGATGTTCGCGTCCGGGATCGTTTTCCCGCTGTCCGAAATGCCGCACTTCCTTCAGGTGCCGGTGCAGTACCTGCCGTCGAGTTCGGTCGTGGAAATCCTGCGCACCGCGTATCTCGGCCGCGACTTCGCCTCGAATCCGGCGACGGCACAGTTGCCGCACCAGGTCGGATTCCTGGAGTCGTTCAGGGCGTGCGTTATGCCCCTGGGACTACTGTGTGCCTGGATCGGCGTTTCCCTCGGCCTGGGCAAGCGCTTCTTCAAGTGGGACCCG